In Crassostrea angulata isolate pt1a10 chromosome 6, ASM2561291v2, whole genome shotgun sequence, a genomic segment contains:
- the LOC128188585 gene encoding transmembrane protein 134-like isoform X1 produces the protein MNKDKFNIEDAFESDEDEKIRVYGATKQTPVKGPKNREKISSTSDEIPLTECQYDGQGYSEQQLMGSSQKPGNPLARASGVSDHTSWSGETVVSSKSSKEPRWWRHPKIKENYKTVCGAILLTVVGAALFLVGIGIVASPDRGLHCLVFFIGGVLCLIPGVYHVVYIILAINGVGGYNLYNLPVFNT, from the exons ATGAACAAAGATAAATTCAACATCGAAGACGCATTTGAATCGGACGAAGATGAAAAGATTCGGGTTTATGGCGCTACAAAACAAACACCTGTAAAAGGTCCCAAAAATAGGGAGAAAATCAGCTCTACCTCCGATGAAATACCTTTGACGGAATGTCAG TATGACGGTCAAGGCTACAGTGAACAGCAGTTGATGGGGAGCAGCCAAAAACCAGG CAACCCACTGGCGAGGGCATCCGGAGTCTCTGATCACACGAGTTGGTCAGGGGAGACTGTAGTATCCTCCAAATCGTCAAAGGAGCCACG GTGGTGGAGACATCCCAAAATTAAAGAGAACTACAAAACAGTTTGTGGAGCTATCCTATTGACTGTTGTGGGAGCCG CCTTGTTCTTGGTTGGGATTGGTATCGTGGCGTCACCAGATCGAG GTCTCCACTGTTTAGTGTTCTTTATTGGGGGCGTGTTGTGTCTTATTCCAGGAG tGTATCACGTGGTCTATATAATTCTAGCTATAAACGGCGTCGGTGGATACAACCTGTATAATTTACCTGTGTTCAACACATAG
- the LOC128188585 gene encoding transmembrane protein 134-like isoform X2, producing MNKDKFNIEDAFESDEDEKIRVYGATKQTPVKGPKNREKISSTSDEIPLTECQYDGQGYSEQQLMGSSQKPGWWRHPKIKENYKTVCGAILLTVVGAALFLVGIGIVASPDRGLHCLVFFIGGVLCLIPGVYHVVYIILAINGVGGYNLYNLPVFNT from the exons ATGAACAAAGATAAATTCAACATCGAAGACGCATTTGAATCGGACGAAGATGAAAAGATTCGGGTTTATGGCGCTACAAAACAAACACCTGTAAAAGGTCCCAAAAATAGGGAGAAAATCAGCTCTACCTCCGATGAAATACCTTTGACGGAATGTCAG TATGACGGTCAAGGCTACAGTGAACAGCAGTTGATGGGGAGCAGCCAAAAACCAGG GTGGTGGAGACATCCCAAAATTAAAGAGAACTACAAAACAGTTTGTGGAGCTATCCTATTGACTGTTGTGGGAGCCG CCTTGTTCTTGGTTGGGATTGGTATCGTGGCGTCACCAGATCGAG GTCTCCACTGTTTAGTGTTCTTTATTGGGGGCGTGTTGTGTCTTATTCCAGGAG tGTATCACGTGGTCTATATAATTCTAGCTATAAACGGCGTCGGTGGATACAACCTGTATAATTTACCTGTGTTCAACACATAG